CTTCTGCTTGCAAACAAAGGTTTTGGAGCCAAACGGTAAGCACTACTTAAACTGGCCTTCTTTTTTAAGTCGGCATTGACTTTAGTAGCACTAGGTTTGGTAGGTTGAGTGATGGAACTAGGGACAGCAATCCTAGAAAATAGCTCATTAGTACCATATGGATTTGTTGCTggttgttgctgctgctgttgttgtgtTTGCTGCGCTTGTCCGAATCCCCCTTGGAGGCCGAGTTGTTGAGTTCCTGTTTGTGATTTGTTACCAAAGAGACCTCCAGAAGTACCGTTCGATGTGGCGGAATTGTTATTGCCGAACAACCCGCCGCCCAAAGTATTGGTGCTGTTTGCAGGTTTAGAGCCGAACAAACCGCCAGAAAGTCCACCTGTTGTGgtgctgttgttgttggcCTGGTTGCTTCCGAAGAGACCGCCAGTAGTGTTTCCTTGTGGCTTAGCACCAAACAAACCACCACCGGTAGCAGTATTGTTACCAGTGTTAGTAGCGTTGTTATTGCCGAATAAACCACCCCCCATTGTATTCGTGGTGGTATTAGTGTTATTGTTCCCAAACAGTCCACCGCCAGTAGTGGCACCGCCAGCTGGTTTGGAGCCGAAAAGGCCGCCACCAGAAGGTTGGCCGAGGGATGTCTGGTTATTTGAGTTACCAAACAGGCCACCTCCTGTATTGGTTGCGGGTTTAGCACCAAACAAGCCACTaggctgctgctgttgctgatTATTCTGGCCGAAAAGCCCACCACTTTGTggttgttgctgttgttggtTGTTACCGAACAATCCACCACCAGTTTGAGTAGTTTGATTATTACCAAACAAACCTCCAGTAGTACCTGCAGGTTTCGCACCAAATAACCCGCCTGACTGTTGCTGATTGTTTTGGCCCAATAACCCACCTTGTTGCGGTTGGCTATTGTTTTGTCCGAATAGTTCACCGCTCTGTTGCTGTTGATTATTTTGTCCAAACAATCCACCTCCCATTCCCTGAGAATTTTGAGTATTATTTTGTCCAAACATACCTCCGCTGGTAGTTCTATTCGCTCCAAACCCTGTGTTGTTTTGAGTTTGGCCGAAGAGACCACCGCCAGCCGGCTTGTTACCAAACAATCCAGTGTTGGTATTATTTTGTGGCTGACCGAAAGTGCTTTGCGTGGCATTGTTTTGTCCAAGCAGCCCGCCTTGTTGATTATTATTTTGACCGAATAGTCCACCACCAGTTTGCTGCTGTTGGTTATTATTTTGGCCAAACAAGCCACCACTCGTCTGATTAGTATTATTTTGGCCAAATAACCCTCCACTTTGCTGGTTTGTATTGTTCTGACCGAACAACCCACCACTTTGCTGATTGTTATTATTTTGACCAAACAAACCTCCACCTCCTGTATTTGCTGATCCAAAGGTGTTGTTTTGTTGACCAAATAGACCACCGCCCGCAGGTTTGTTTCCAAATAAACCACCACTTGGCTGTGTGTTTTGACCAAACGCACCCGTAGTGTTTGTGTTAGCATTCTGTCCAAACAACCCACCTCCCTGCGTGTTGTTTTGACCAAATGTGTTATTTTGCTGGTTCCCAAAGAGACCACCACCTTGTTGTTGCGTATTTTGACCGAACAATCCACCAGAGTTCCCAGTAGCATTCGTAGTGCCAAAAGCGTTATTAGCCGCACCAAAGGTGCTATTTTGCTGGCCGAATCCACCACCAGTAGCGCCCTGATTTGGTTGTTGACCGAACAAACCGCCCGCTGCAGGTTTATTCATTCCAAAAGGTGAATTGTTGGTGTTACCAAATCCCGTATTGGTATTCGTATTCGCACCAAACGCACCACTACCAAATGAATTATTGGTATTATTGGTATTATTAGTGTTATTGGACGAAGACAAAGAACCGAACGGAGAATTCTGAGCAGTGCCAGCTCTTTGACCAAAGAGACCCCCACTACCAGCAGACTGAGGTTGTGTTGAATTAGTATTACCTATCGTACCAAAACCGGCGTTAGTATTTGTGTTTTGAGCACCAAATGGAGACACAGTTCCGGTGAATTTCCGCCCGGCTTGATAATCCTGCATCCTCAGTTCTTCCAAGGAGAACTTTCTATACTCCGGCATAGCAGAGATACTTTGGAAAACGTTCATAACACCCGTCGTGGGGTCCTTCTCCTGATAAGCCACATAGGGTTTAATCGCAGTACCGGATCCAGCGTTTCCAGTGATTGAAGAACCCGCAGAGGGCAACGCATTGCCACCAAATAAGGATCCAGACGTATTTGCTCCACCTGTCACTGTCTTTCCAAATGGACTATTTGAACTATTGTTGTTACTGGACATACCAAAGAGTGATCCACCAGGATTGGCGTTAGTTGTAGAATTCTGTGCATTCCCAAACCCACCAAACCCGGATTGGGCATTATTGGTACCAAAAGTGGAACCGggctgttgttgttgttgggATCCAAACGGAGATGACGTGGATCCAAACGGTTGCGAAGCTCCTCCAAAAGCAGGCCTATTTGCACCAAACATTTCCCTAGACACACTTAGTCTGGTAAATAGTCTAAATTACAGATGTAAACCAGTTCAATCGCCCTTCAATACCTCTATTCTTCTGTTTGAAATCGAATAAAAGGTGCTTTGTTGATCACTCTTCTTTATTACTTAAAAATTTGCCCATCGTtaaaagagatcaagaaaataGTACTACAAAtaatagtaataataatattAATTCAATATGCTATAAAATGCTTTATAAAATTCCCTGTATAGATTCCCCGTAGTGCTTGTCAAAGcttgttcaatttatcGATTACCTCAGTCATCAATTGCCAATTTCGTAATCGTTCCGGAACAAACGAACCGGTATTTAAATCAACGACTAAATCTTCAGAGTCATCATCTTGCATCGTCATAAAATCTCTATGACGAACTGTACATTGGGCAGGTTCCAAAATACAGAGGTCATTGGCATTTAACACTCCACGCGACTCCGACATCACAAACACGCACACTCCACACACAACAGGTCGAAATCCAGATCAACTACACTTCAAGGTCttcatatatatatatgaaT
This DNA window, taken from Torulaspora delbrueckii CBS 1146 chromosome 2, complete genome, encodes the following:
- the TDEL0B07040 gene encoding uncharacterized protein (similar to Saccharomyces cerevisiae YKL068W-A; ancestral locus Anc_2.611) produces the protein MSESRGVLNANDLCILEPAQCTVRHRDFMTMQDDDSEDLVVDLNTGSFVPERLRNWQLMTEVIDKLNKL
- the NUP116 gene encoding FG-nucleoporin NUP116 (similar to Saccharomyces cerevisiae NUP100 (YKL068W) and NUP116 (YMR047C); ancestral locus Anc_2.610) — protein: MFGANRPAFGGASQPFGSTSSPFGSQQQQQPGSTFGTNNAQSGFGGFGNAQNSTTNANPGGSLFGMSSNNNSSNSPFGKTVTGGANTSGSLFGGNALPSAGSSITGNAGSGTAIKPYVAYQEKDPTTGVMNVFQSISAMPEYRKFSLEELRMQDYQAGRKFTGTVSPFGAQNTNTNAGFGTIGNTNSTQPQSAGSGGLFGQRAGTAQNSPFGSLSSSNNTNNTNNTNNSFGSGAFGANTNTNTGFGNTNNSPFGMNKPAAGGLFGQQPNQGATGGGFGQQNSTFGAANNAFGTTNATGNSGGLFGQNTQQQGGGLFGNQQNNTFGQNNTQGGGLFGQNANTNTTGAFGQNTQPSGGLFGNKPAGGGLFGQQNNTFGSANTGGGGLFGQNNNNQQSGGLFGQNNTNQQSGGLFGQNNTNQTSGGLFGQNNNQQQQTGGGLFGQNNNQQGGLLGQNNATQSTFGQPQNNTNTGLFGNKPAGGGLFGQTQNNTGFGANRTTSGGMFGQNNTQNSQGMGGGLFGQNNQQQQSGELFGQNNSQPQQGGLLGQNNQQQSGGLFGAKPAGTTGGLFGNNQTTQTGGGLFGNNQQQQQPQSGGLFGQNNQQQQQPSGLFGAKPATNTGGGLFGNSNNQTSLGQPSGGGLFGSKPAGGATTGGGLFGNNNTNTTTNTMGGGLFGNNNATNTGNNTATGGGLFGAKPQGNTTGGLFGSNQANNNSTTTGGLSGGLFGSKPANSTNTLGGGLFGNNNSATSNGTSGGLFGNKSQTGTQQLGLQGGFGQAQQTQQQQQQQPATNPYGTNELFSRIAVPSSITQPTKPSATKVNADLKKKASLSSAYRLAPKPLFASRSLSVSPVNKSDKLLITDSRAASAGSVVDSANKDLTSSTSRAAVFSPETDEAILSADKLLFNPDRKSFKNLIINRKKMEEEADSANKQLHSEPRRITFTSSAAEGEKGVTGLANGGESHLFDQVHESPTVSKDIKNKARTNNISSSSPSLQPQEVQPKEANQSKPRGIIGDDISFTDDGYYISPSLDTLASKTLPQLRKVSGLVIGHKDYGKIEFLEPVDLSNIPLPLLCGKIICFEPRACIAYPNSTSPPAEGEGINVRARISLYKCYPSDKATREPIKDATHQLVKKHIEKMKRQKQAKFESYDPVTGCWTFVVQHPAH